The Paenibacillus sp. 481 DNA window GCAGATGTCTGTGCTTGGATTTATGGCAGGAGCCTTTATTGCGCTTGGATACTTACTGAGCATTCGTGTAACAGCGGCAATGCCTGTAGAGTGGGGCAGTTTGAATAACTTGGTCGGGGCAGCCGTATTTCCAGTCGGACTTATCCTTGTCGTGTTGGCAGGGGGAGAGTTGCTGACTGGCAATATGATGGCTGTTCCGTTGGCGCGCATGCAAGGACAATTATCAACGCTTGAGGTGATGCGCAATTTGGCTGTCATTACATTCAGCAATATGTTGGGAGCGCTGTTTGTTGCTTATTTTTTCGGACATCTGGCCGGCTTTACCGCGAGTGGTGTTTATGTGCAGAAGACAATTGAGATTGCGGGTCATAAGCTGCACGATAACTTCTTACAGGCTTTTTTATCAGGCATTGGCTGCAACTGGCTTGTAGCGCTGGCTGTGTGGTTATCGTATGGGGCGAAGAGCTTTGGCGGCAAAATCGCGGGTATTTGGTTTCCAACGATGGCGTTTGTAGCGATTGGGTTTCAGCACGTGGTGGCGAATATGTTTGTGATTCCGGCCGCTATTTTTGCGGGTTCTTATAGTTGGGGGGCATTTGTTCAAAATATGATTCCGGTGTGGTTGGGCAATTTAACGGGTGGAGCGGTGTTTGTGGCGGGGGCCTACTATATCGTCTACTTGAAAAAAAATGATTTCGCCGTTGTTGAGGGCAGCGCACAGCAAAAGACAGGGCAGGGGGATGCAGCTTAGTAGCTCATTTAGCTGCTCTGTCTTTGTTTGTGCAGAAGCGTCCCTATGAAAGATGAAGGCACGAAGATGAAGGGACGAAGTTGAATTAACGAGTTTCGCGATGTAGCGTTACTCTTTTTAAGCGGGGACAGTATTTATGGTGTTCCAAACGCTCAGGATTCGTTCTTTTGTTCTTAGTTGTCGTGTAATTACGATCACCGGATTCGGTACAAGCTAATGTGACGATGACTCTCATGTGTGCACCTCCTTTCTTGTATTAATTAGTAATAATTACGATTAATAATAGATTAATGCAAATTAGGTTGTTTGTCAAATCCAGTAAAAGCTAAAAAGGACGCCAACGAGAGAGCATCAATAAGAGAGCGGCGACTAGCTAAACGCAGTAGGAACATTGCGTGTATGACAATGCACACCGCCACCAAATAAATTCAACGCCATCGTGTCGAGTAACACGACCTGCCTTTCTGGGAATACGTGTTGGAGTACGCGCAGGGCTTCTTCGTCCTTCTTTTTAATGCGTTCAGGAAGCCCCTCTTTCCAATATTTTTGCCCGATTACGATGTCATTTAAAATTAAAAAGTTACAATAGCTCAGGGCAGGCAGCATCGTCATATCGCCCGTCGGAAAAGCGGAGCCGTCGTGCATTTGCGTTAAGCGTAAACTCCTCTTTAAAAAGTGCCATGATTGGTATATCGCATCTCCTTCTTTGACACGCACATATATCGGATCAGGCATCGGAATGCGTACAATGCGGAACGGTTCTCCGTCAGTGTTCAAGCTCTTTTGGAGGACTTCATAGGCTTGATCGAGTCTGACTTTGTTCATAGCAGCAAGTTCGTGCTGAGCAGCTTCCTCTGCGGTAACTTCGGCCAGTAGGATCGT harbors:
- the rpmG gene encoding 50S ribosomal protein L33 translates to MRVIVTLACTESGDRNYTTTKNKRTNPERLEHHKYCPRLKRVTLHRETR
- a CDS encoding formate/nitrite transporter family protein, encoding MAGDMNGSTTIDLKPQQIAEAAVNAGIAKGRMPAGQMSVLGFMAGAFIALGYLLSIRVTAAMPVEWGSLNNLVGAAVFPVGLILVVLAGGELLTGNMMAVPLARMQGQLSTLEVMRNLAVITFSNMLGALFVAYFFGHLAGFTASGVYVQKTIEIAGHKLHDNFLQAFLSGIGCNWLVALAVWLSYGAKSFGGKIAGIWFPTMAFVAIGFQHVVANMFVIPAAIFAGSYSWGAFVQNMIPVWLGNLTGGAVFVAGAYYIVYLKKNDFAVVEGSAQQKTGQGDAA